The following proteins are co-located in the Thermus thermophilus HB8 genome:
- a CDS encoding type IV pilus modification PilV family protein: MALGLLAVVVLAFTSLQVASLRAGQQGRELQTVVREMENFMERLRQDPQGIPALCNGALALGGKQGTCTAIPCNVAQDGGLACPTAGDVRAFQVVLRVEEKRLETVVYRP; this comes from the coding sequence TTGGCTTTGGGGCTCCTCGCCGTGGTGGTGCTGGCCTTCACCTCCCTGCAGGTGGCAAGCCTACGCGCGGGCCAGCAGGGTCGGGAGCTCCAGACCGTGGTCCGGGAGATGGAAAACTTTATGGAAAGGCTTAGGCAGGACCCCCAGGGCATCCCCGCCCTTTGCAACGGCGCCCTAGCCCTCGGGGGAAAACAGGGCACCTGCACCGCTATCCCCTGCAACGTAGCCCAAGACGGCGGCCTCGCCTGCCCCACCGCGGGGGACGTGCGGGCCTTCCAGGTGGTCCTGAGGGTGGAAGAAAAGCGGCTGGAAACGGTGGTGTATCGGCCATGA
- a CDS encoding prepilin-type N-terminal cleavage/methylation domain-containing protein: MRRHGFSLLELLLASVLMGSLLLVVLALENSSATLRERERARGRLADELSLTATVLARELYTVGYRLTGQALVLSPSSQGDGVQGWFLCEAGMEEICGESMGEVRGTGYEVNQGALRWGACKGEGCAPLPNNPVLGGDEVQVEAFRVAYLEGGTWKRQAQAVNLRPEGASPKVSALALYLLASVPVRGGAPAFTPGSTLSYPPGLTSSLLELPGAPNDGRLRAEKLWIVQTPNLAR; this comes from the coding sequence ATGAGAAGGCACGGGTTTTCGCTCCTAGAGCTCTTGCTGGCCTCCGTCCTCATGGGGAGCCTCTTGCTGGTGGTGCTGGCCCTGGAAAACTCCAGCGCCACCCTAAGGGAGCGGGAAAGGGCGAGGGGGCGGCTCGCCGACGAGCTGAGCCTCACCGCCACCGTCCTCGCCCGGGAGCTCTACACGGTGGGCTACCGCCTCACGGGCCAGGCCCTAGTGCTAAGCCCTAGCTCTCAGGGAGACGGGGTCCAGGGGTGGTTCCTGTGCGAAGCGGGTATGGAGGAGATCTGTGGGGAAAGCATGGGGGAGGTAAGGGGCACGGGCTACGAGGTGAACCAGGGGGCTCTTCGCTGGGGCGCTTGCAAGGGTGAGGGTTGCGCGCCTTTACCCAATAACCCCGTTCTTGGAGGGGACGAGGTGCAGGTAGAGGCCTTCCGGGTGGCCTACCTGGAAGGGGGCACCTGGAAGCGCCAGGCACAGGCCGTGAACCTAAGGCCAGAAGGCGCAAGCCCCAAGGTAAGCGCCTTGGCTCTTTACCTCCTGGCCTCCGTCCCCGTGCGGGGCGGGGCCCCGGCCTTCACCCCGGGGAGCACCCTGAGCTACCCCCCTGGGCTTACCTCCAGCCTTCTGGAACTTCCCGGTGCGCCAAACGACGGACGTTTGCGGGCCGAGAAGCTCTGGATCGTCCAGACCCCCAACCTGGCCCGCTGA
- a CDS encoding pilus assembly PilX family protein, with product MNRKGIAVVVALIGMTVILMLSLAMVQSALGNLKTGSDLLNRAQARQRAEAGVDHALAYLDGKTALSAPKTLSGQGYQVTLTPQNPQGDEIRIESQGQMGLARHTAVAVVRLQPVPAQAQNPLFGQGWISGGRITINGGVDLWGSRLHADQGYANLSGQIGVCDSSGQNCKNLNQVNPPPITGGQGVTDTQCNASGNNKVVCDGSAPKYKVCPVYQTPSDPNLTCLDAVTGRQVRWDQATRIRKPDVDAISKDRLGVRASSPYTDATTNRLCDVRFTSLDPGNAGELTQFLLSRGISGSFPQDVNQLLPLVLNALNGSGLRVCVQNNVTLPGGTSLGNVTFYVGGTFQVNGTVTLNGVSVAAGSGINLGDLQTTDSRFYTGGTLNLNNGATFRGDSTLASRQSLTFNGRADLLNNRALLVVSEGDITFNGRADTHAFLWAGGTITFNGTGAFIGGAVSLGGTIRNGGGQFYIQNSNALNSDLPNTETGTRPRPVVLSRR from the coding sequence ATGAACCGGAAAGGCATAGCAGTGGTGGTGGCCCTCATCGGGATGACGGTGATCCTCATGCTCTCCCTGGCCATGGTGCAAAGCGCCCTAGGCAACCTTAAGACCGGGAGCGACCTCCTGAACCGGGCCCAGGCCCGCCAGCGGGCGGAGGCGGGCGTGGACCACGCCCTGGCTTACCTTGACGGCAAGACGGCCTTAAGCGCCCCCAAAACCCTCTCCGGCCAAGGCTACCAGGTCACCCTCACCCCCCAGAACCCCCAGGGAGATGAGATCCGGATAGAAAGCCAGGGGCAGATGGGCCTCGCCCGGCACACCGCCGTGGCCGTGGTGCGCCTCCAGCCCGTTCCCGCCCAGGCGCAAAACCCCCTGTTTGGCCAGGGATGGATCAGCGGCGGGCGCATCACCATCAACGGGGGGGTGGACCTGTGGGGAAGCCGGCTCCACGCCGACCAAGGCTACGCCAACCTCTCGGGCCAAATCGGGGTTTGCGACAGCTCAGGTCAAAACTGCAAAAACCTTAACCAGGTCAACCCACCGCCCATCACGGGAGGGCAAGGGGTCACGGACACCCAGTGCAACGCGAGCGGGAACAACAAGGTGGTCTGCGATGGTTCCGCGCCCAAGTATAAGGTCTGCCCGGTGTATCAGACCCCCTCCGACCCCAACCTCACGTGCCTGGACGCCGTCACAGGTAGGCAAGTGCGATGGGACCAGGCCACCCGCATTCGCAAGCCCGACGTGGACGCGATCAGCAAGGACCGCCTTGGGGTCAGGGCCAGCAGCCCCTACACCGACGCCACCACGAATCGCCTCTGCGACGTCCGCTTCACCAGCCTAGACCCAGGAAACGCTGGCGAGCTCACGCAGTTCCTCCTGAGTAGGGGCATCTCCGGGAGCTTCCCTCAGGACGTCAACCAGCTCCTTCCCCTAGTGCTCAACGCCCTGAACGGGAGTGGGCTCAGGGTGTGCGTTCAGAATAACGTTACTCTTCCAGGTGGCACTTCTTTGGGCAACGTTACCTTCTACGTGGGCGGCACCTTCCAGGTCAACGGGACTGTCACCCTCAACGGGGTGAGCGTGGCCGCCGGGTCGGGCATCAACCTCGGGGACCTCCAGACCACGGACAGCCGCTTCTACACAGGGGGAACCCTCAACCTGAACAACGGCGCCACCTTCCGGGGCGACTCTACCCTCGCCTCCCGGCAGTCCCTTACCTTCAACGGCCGGGCCGACCTGCTGAATAACCGCGCCCTCCTGGTGGTGAGCGAGGGGGACATCACCTTCAACGGCCGGGCGGACACCCACGCCTTCCTGTGGGCGGGAGGGACCATCACCTTCAACGGCACCGGGGCCTTTATCGGCGGGGCGGTGAGCCTCGGGGGCACCATCCGAAACGGCGGGGGCCAGTTCTACATCCAAAACTCCAACGCCCTCAACAGCGACCTGCCCAACACAGAGACTGGCACCCGGCCCCGGCCCGTGGTCCTGAGCCGGAGGTAA
- a CDS encoding prepilin-type N-terminal cleavage/methylation domain-containing protein, with protein sequence MRNAKGFTLIELLIVIAIIAILAAVLIPNLLNARRNANTTAAQAYVRNVATAVEAERDPTTGALPQLPQACDQFVANPPASVTQCNVTANNDGVNFTVTAQLTGARYGSVSFDSSTGQFSFQ encoded by the coding sequence ATGCGGAACGCGAAAGGCTTCACCCTGATTGAGCTCCTGATCGTCATCGCCATCATCGCCATCCTGGCTGCGGTTCTCATTCCGAACCTTCTCAACGCTCGGAGGAACGCCAACACCACGGCCGCCCAGGCCTACGTGCGCAACGTGGCTACGGCGGTGGAGGCCGAAAGGGATCCCACCACTGGAGCGTTGCCCCAGCTTCCTCAGGCCTGTGACCAATTCGTCGCAAACCCCCCTGCCTCGGTCACGCAATGCAACGTTACAGCTAACAACGACGGCGTCAACTTCACGGTTACCGCCCAATTGACCGGGGCCCGGTACGGTTCTGTCTCGTTTGACAGCTCCACCGGGCAGTTTAGCTTCCAGTAA
- a CDS encoding prepilin-type N-terminal cleavage/methylation domain-containing protein: MMKTRAGFTLMELLIVMVLLGLFLTLSYFPTATARKKANLAAGQSYVRNVALALEAQRDPSTGALPTHLTDCLSGFGQRPKTVTACTITYLNALDYVIEASLDGAALKKVVYKSSDGTLTSLP, encoded by the coding sequence ATGATGAAGACGCGCGCAGGCTTCACCTTGATGGAGCTCCTTATTGTGATGGTCTTGCTGGGCCTCTTCCTGACTCTCTCCTATTTCCCTACGGCTACAGCCCGTAAAAAGGCTAACCTCGCGGCCGGGCAAAGCTACGTCCGGAACGTGGCCCTAGCCCTGGAAGCCCAGCGGGACCCCTCCACGGGAGCCCTCCCCACCCATCTTACCGATTGCCTGAGTGGCTTTGGCCAGCGCCCCAAGACTGTAACGGCGTGCACCATCACCTATCTCAATGCCCTGGACTACGTTATAGAGGCTTCACTAGACGGGGCCGCGCTAAAAAAAGTGGTTTACAAGAGCTCAGACGGAACGCTTACAAGTCTTCCGTAA
- a CDS encoding DUF1640 domain-containing protein: MTTEERLYKLEGIVEGVMATLPGQVTSLEGRVDLLRQEVKAEIGALRREVEEKFNGLRQEVKAEIGGLRQEMAGLRQEMASFRQEVEEKLVGLRQEVKEEIGGLRQEMAGLRQEMASFRQEVEEKLVGLRQEVKEEIGGLRREVEEKFNGLRQELKGEIQSLRQEVKAEIGGLRREVEEKFNGLRQELKGEIQSLRQEVKAETTELRGEIQSLRQEMAGLRQEVKAEINTAFNKLMLYFTALAAALAVLTFLR; encoded by the coding sequence ATGACCACGGAGGAGCGCCTCTACAAGCTGGAGGGGATCGTGGAGGGGGTCATGGCCACCCTCCCGGGCCAGGTCACCTCCCTGGAGGGGCGCGTGGACCTCCTACGCCAGGAGGTCAAGGCGGAGATCGGGGCCCTGCGCCGGGAGGTGGAGGAAAAGTTCAACGGCCTCCGCCAGGAAGTGAAGGCAGAGATCGGGGGCCTGCGGCAGGAGATGGCGGGCCTCCGCCAGGAAATGGCAAGCTTCCGCCAAGAGGTGGAGGAAAAGCTCGTTGGCCTGCGGCAGGAAGTAAAGGAAGAGATCGGGGGCCTGCGGCAGGAGATGGCGGGCCTCCGTCAGGAAATGGCAAGCTTCCGCCAAGAGGTGGAGGAAAAGCTCGTTGGCCTGCGGCAGGAAGTAAAGGAAGAGATCGGGGGCCTGCGCCGGGAGGTGGAGGAAAAGTTCAACGGCCTCCGCCAGGAACTTAAGGGGGAAATCCAGAGCCTTCGGCAGGAGGTGAAGGCGGAGATCGGAGGCCTGCGCCGGGAGGTGGAGGAAAAGTTCAACGGCCTCCGCCAGGAACTTAAGGGGGAAATCCAGAGCCTTCGGCAGGAGGTGAAGGCGGAGACCACCGAGCTGCGCGGGGAAATCCAAAGCCTGCGGCAGGAGATGGCGGGCCTCCGCCAGGAGGTGAAGGCGGAGATCAACACCGCCTTCAACAAGCTCATGCTCTACTTCACCGCCCTGGCGGCGGCCCTGGCCGTCCTCACCTTTCTCCGCTAA
- a CDS encoding Uma2 family endonuclease translates to MGEAARPLELLDAEAYLALEERSPVRHELFEGVPYAMAGASLAHNRIVGNLYALLRPSALAKGCRIYTETVKLRVSARTFYYPDLMVVCQGVPPHTHYEEAPCLVVEVVSEATEAIDRREKLWRYREIPSLQAYLLVDSRERRVEGYFRQGEGWLYRLWEGEGEVEVACLEARFSVSALYEGVAF, encoded by the coding sequence ATGGGCGAGGCGGCGAGGCCTCTGGAGCTTCTGGACGCCGAGGCCTACTTGGCCCTGGAGGAGCGGTCCCCCGTGCGCCACGAACTCTTTGAGGGCGTGCCCTACGCCATGGCGGGGGCAAGCCTTGCCCACAACCGCATCGTGGGCAACCTCTACGCCCTCCTCAGGCCTAGCGCCTTGGCCAAGGGGTGCCGCATCTACACCGAGACGGTGAAGCTCCGGGTCTCCGCCAGGACCTTCTACTACCCCGACCTCATGGTGGTCTGCCAGGGGGTTCCGCCCCACACCCACTACGAGGAGGCCCCCTGCCTGGTGGTGGAGGTGGTGTCCGAGGCCACCGAGGCCATAGACCGAAGGGAGAAGCTCTGGCGCTACCGGGAGATCCCGAGCCTACAGGCTTACCTCCTGGTGGACTCCCGGGAGAGGCGGGTGGAGGGCTACTTCCGCCAGGGGGAGGGCTGGCTCTACCGCCTGTGGGAGGGGGAAGGGGAGGTGGAGGTGGCTTGCCTCGAGGCTCGCTTTTCCGTTTCTGCCCTCTACGAGGGGGTAGCCTTCTAG
- a CDS encoding chromosome segregation protein ScpA — translation MIRIAFPGFEGTPEALREALRRGRLSPKEVPVLAVLEQALAQVPEDLRAKSELLPLLAELLVLKLSPERALLPKEEGEEAPLVQVLVDLSEMVAFLEARLERRARLLPVAPPPLPRPALRLSPKSLAEAAKGFRRAVLRLPREAFGVREAWERLKGAIRGRVAFQSLPLATWGEKAVGFAALLEAFRLGRVRLFQEAPFAPLYVEPVGLLEGDLERTA, via the coding sequence GTGATCCGCATCGCCTTTCCCGGCTTTGAGGGGACCCCGGAGGCCCTGAGGGAGGCCCTGAGGCGGGGCCGGCTTTCCCCAAAGGAGGTGCCCGTCCTCGCCGTGTTGGAGCAGGCCCTGGCCCAGGTGCCGGAGGACCTCCGGGCGAAAAGCGAGCTCCTCCCCCTCCTCGCCGAGCTTCTGGTGCTGAAGCTCTCCCCGGAAAGGGCCCTCCTCCCCAAGGAGGAAGGGGAGGAGGCCCCCCTGGTCCAGGTCCTCGTGGACCTCTCCGAGATGGTGGCCTTCCTCGAGGCCCGCTTGGAGCGGCGGGCGCGGCTTCTCCCCGTGGCCCCGCCCCCCCTGCCCAGGCCCGCCCTGAGGCTTTCCCCAAAGTCCTTGGCCGAGGCGGCGAAGGGCTTCCGCAGGGCCGTTCTCCGGCTTCCCCGGGAGGCCTTCGGGGTGCGGGAGGCCTGGGAGCGGCTCAAGGGGGCGATCCGGGGCCGGGTGGCCTTCCAGAGCCTGCCGCTTGCCACCTGGGGCGAGAAGGCGGTGGGCTTCGCCGCCCTCCTCGAGGCCTTCCGCCTGGGCCGGGTGCGCCTCTTCCAGGAAGCCCCCTTCGCGCCCCTTTACGTGGAGCCTGTAGGGCTCCTGGAGGGGGACCTGGAGCGCACCGCCTAG
- the trpS gene encoding tryptophan--tRNA ligase: MKRVLSGIQPSGEIHIGNYLGAIKQWVAIGEKLGRDAFFCIVDYHALTNPLAYDPSTLAQRTFEAALVNIAAGLDPEKVTLFVQSHVPEHTELSWVFTTLTPLGDLTRMTQFKDKASKQETVWSGLLMYPVLQAADILIYKADTVPVGEDQVQHIELTREIARRFNHLFGETFPEPQALLNPEAPRVPGIDGKAKMSKSLGNTIGLLEPEESIWQKIQHLPDDPQRIRLSDPGDPERTILFTYLSYFAPKDLVEALKEEYRKAGVGTYVVKRILFDHLMEALRPIRERAEALKKDPDYVMDALLEGAKRARAVAQATMEEVREKVGLLLPRKRPVLR; this comes from the coding sequence ATGAAGCGGGTGCTTTCCGGCATCCAGCCCTCGGGGGAGATCCACATCGGCAACTACCTCGGGGCCATCAAGCAGTGGGTGGCCATCGGGGAGAAGCTGGGGCGGGACGCCTTCTTCTGCATCGTGGACTACCACGCCCTCACCAACCCCCTCGCCTACGACCCCTCTACCCTCGCCCAGCGCACCTTTGAGGCCGCCCTGGTCAACATCGCCGCGGGGCTTGACCCGGAGAAGGTCACCCTCTTCGTCCAGTCCCACGTGCCCGAGCACACTGAGCTCTCCTGGGTCTTCACCACCTTAACCCCCCTGGGGGACCTCACCCGCATGACCCAGTTCAAGGACAAGGCCAGCAAGCAGGAGACCGTCTGGTCTGGCCTCCTCATGTACCCGGTGCTCCAGGCGGCGGACATCCTCATCTACAAGGCGGACACCGTCCCCGTGGGGGAGGACCAGGTGCAGCACATTGAGCTCACCCGGGAGATCGCCCGCCGCTTCAACCACCTCTTCGGGGAGACCTTCCCCGAACCCCAGGCCCTCTTGAACCCAGAGGCCCCCCGGGTCCCCGGGATTGACGGCAAGGCCAAGATGAGCAAGTCCTTGGGCAACACCATCGGCCTCCTGGAGCCCGAGGAGAGCATCTGGCAGAAGATCCAGCACCTCCCCGACGACCCCCAGAGGATCCGCCTCTCCGACCCCGGGGACCCCGAGCGCACCATTCTTTTCACCTACCTCTCCTACTTCGCCCCCAAGGACCTGGTGGAGGCCCTGAAGGAGGAGTACCGGAAGGCGGGGGTGGGGACCTACGTGGTGAAGCGGATCCTCTTTGACCACCTCATGGAGGCCCTGCGCCCCATCCGGGAAAGGGCCGAGGCCCTGAAGAAGGACCCGGACTACGTGATGGATGCCCTTTTGGAGGGCGCCAAGCGGGCCAGGGCCGTGGCCCAGGCGACCATGGAGGAGGTGCGGGAGAAGGTGGGCCTCCTCCTGCCCAGGAAGCGGCCGGTCCTCCGGTGA
- the leuC gene encoding 3-isopropylmalate dehydratase large subunit: protein MGKTLYEKVWEAHEVRKLKNGQSQLFIDLHLLHEVTSPQAFGMLKDLGLRVRYPHRTFATVDHIVPTHDRTEPFQDPLAQSMLEALRANTREHGITFFDLGSGNQGIVHVIGPQLGLTQPGMTIACGDSHTSTHGAFGAVAFGIGTSQVRDVLATQTLAAQKLKVRRINVEGRLAPGVYAKDVILHIIRHLGVKGGLGYAYEYGGSAVEAMDMESRMTLCNMSIEGGARIGYVNPDETTFQYLEGRPYVPKGSEWEEAKRRWLAWRSDPDASYDDVVTFRAEEIAPTVTWGITPGQAIPIDGRIPLLEELPEEERPVAEEALAYMGFRPGQPIKGVPIQVAFIGSCTNARLSDLREVARYLKGHKVKKGVRALVVPGSEWVARKAEEEGIAEVFREAGFEWRMPGCSMCLAMNPDRLEGDELCASSSNRNYKGRMGSPRGRTVLMSPLMVAAAAVAGEIADAREVFGLAGVR, encoded by the coding sequence ATGGGAAAGACGCTCTACGAGAAGGTTTGGGAAGCCCACGAGGTGAGGAAGCTCAAAAACGGCCAAAGCCAGCTCTTCATAGACCTCCACCTCCTCCACGAGGTCACGAGCCCCCAGGCCTTCGGGATGCTCAAGGACCTTGGCCTTCGGGTACGCTACCCCCACCGCACCTTCGCCACCGTGGACCACATCGTCCCCACCCACGACCGCACCGAGCCCTTCCAGGACCCTCTGGCCCAGAGCATGCTGGAGGCCCTCAGGGCGAACACAAGGGAGCACGGCATCACCTTCTTTGACCTGGGAAGCGGCAACCAAGGCATCGTCCACGTCATCGGGCCCCAGCTCGGCCTCACCCAGCCCGGGATGACCATCGCCTGCGGGGACTCCCACACCTCCACCCACGGGGCCTTCGGGGCCGTGGCCTTCGGCATCGGCACGAGCCAGGTCCGGGACGTCCTCGCCACCCAGACCCTCGCCGCCCAAAAGCTCAAGGTGCGGCGGATCAACGTGGAGGGGAGGCTCGCCCCCGGGGTCTACGCCAAGGACGTGATCCTCCACATCATCCGCCACCTGGGGGTGAAGGGGGGCTTGGGCTACGCCTATGAATACGGGGGAAGCGCCGTGGAGGCCATGGACATGGAAAGCCGCATGACCCTCTGCAACATGTCCATTGAGGGCGGAGCCCGCATCGGCTACGTGAACCCCGACGAGACCACCTTCCAGTACCTCGAGGGCCGCCCCTACGTCCCCAAGGGGTCCGAGTGGGAGGAGGCCAAGAGGAGGTGGCTCGCTTGGCGCTCCGACCCCGACGCCTCCTACGACGACGTGGTCACCTTCCGCGCCGAGGAGATCGCCCCCACCGTCACCTGGGGCATCACCCCGGGCCAGGCCATCCCCATTGACGGCAGGATCCCCCTCCTGGAGGAGCTCCCCGAGGAGGAGCGCCCCGTGGCCGAGGAGGCTTTGGCCTACATGGGCTTCAGGCCGGGCCAGCCCATCAAGGGGGTGCCCATCCAGGTGGCCTTCATCGGAAGCTGCACCAACGCCAGGCTTTCCGACCTCCGGGAGGTGGCCCGCTACCTCAAGGGGCACAAGGTGAAGAAGGGGGTGCGGGCCCTGGTGGTGCCGGGCTCGGAGTGGGTGGCGAGGAAGGCCGAGGAGGAGGGGATCGCCGAGGTCTTCCGCGAGGCGGGGTTTGAATGGCGGATGCCCGGCTGCTCCATGTGCCTCGCCATGAACCCGGACCGGCTGGAAGGGGACGAGCTTTGCGCCAGCAGCTCCAACCGGAACTACAAGGGACGCATGGGAAGCCCCAGGGGCCGCACCGTCCTCATGAGCCCCCTCATGGTGGCGGCGGCGGCCGTGGCCGGGGAGATCGCCGACGCCCGGGAGGTCTTCGGCCTGGCGGGCGTCCGCTGA
- the leuD gene encoding 3-isopropylmalate dehydratase small subunit, with product MLEKFTVIRGKAVPLRGEDIDTDRILPARFMKVLTFEGLGQYLFYDERFDEKGNPKPHPLNDPRYRGATILLVESGFGSGSSREHAPQAIKRAGFKAIIGESFAEIFFGNATAIGLPCVSLAPEDLGVLFRSVEENPELEVEIDLVNKEVRFGDRTAPLFIREEAREALVEGLWDPIGELLEAGELLDQFDRKLPYPRRTE from the coding sequence ATGCTGGAGAAGTTCACCGTGATCCGCGGAAAAGCGGTGCCCTTGAGGGGCGAGGACATTGACACGGACCGGATCCTCCCCGCCCGCTTCATGAAGGTCCTCACCTTTGAGGGCCTGGGGCAGTACCTCTTCTACGACGAGCGCTTTGACGAGAAGGGGAACCCCAAGCCCCACCCCCTGAACGACCCCCGCTACCGGGGGGCCACGATCCTCTTGGTGGAGTCGGGCTTCGGCTCCGGCTCTAGCCGCGAGCACGCCCCCCAGGCCATCAAGCGGGCGGGGTTTAAGGCCATCATCGGGGAGAGCTTCGCCGAGATCTTCTTCGGGAACGCCACCGCCATCGGCCTCCCCTGCGTGAGCCTAGCCCCTGAGGACCTGGGCGTCCTCTTCCGCAGCGTGGAGGAGAACCCGGAGCTGGAGGTGGAGATTGACCTGGTGAACAAAGAGGTGCGCTTCGGGGACCGCACCGCTCCCCTCTTCATCCGGGAAGAGGCCCGGGAGGCCCTGGTGGAGGGGCTTTGGGATCCCATCGGGGAGCTTCTGGAGGCCGGGGAGCTTTTGGACCAGTTTGACCGGAAGCTCCCCTACCCCAGGAGGACGGAATGA
- the leuB gene encoding 3-isopropylmalate dehydrogenase, translating into MKVAVLPGDGIGPEVTEAALKVLRALDEAEGLGLAYEVFPFGGAAIDAFGEPFPEPTRKGVEEAEAVLLGSVGGPKWDGLPRKIRPETGLLSLRKSQDLFANLRPAKVFPGLERLSPLKEEIARGVDVLIVRELTGGIYFGEPRGMSEAEAWNTERYSKPEVERVARVAFEAARKRRKHVVSVDKANVLEVGEFWRKTVEEVGRGYPDVALEHQYVDAMAMHLVRSPARFDVVVTGNIFGDILSDLASVLPGSLGLLPSASLGRGTPVFEPVHGSAPDIAGKGIANPTAAILSAAMMLEHAFGLVELARKVEDAVAKALLETPPPDLGGSAGTEAFTATVLRHLA; encoded by the coding sequence ATGAAGGTGGCCGTGCTCCCCGGGGACGGGATCGGCCCCGAGGTCACCGAGGCCGCCCTGAAGGTCCTGAGGGCCCTGGACGAGGCCGAGGGCCTGGGCCTCGCCTACGAGGTCTTCCCCTTCGGCGGGGCGGCCATAGACGCCTTCGGCGAGCCCTTCCCCGAGCCCACGCGAAAGGGCGTGGAGGAGGCGGAGGCGGTGCTTCTGGGAAGCGTGGGGGGGCCCAAGTGGGACGGCCTTCCCCGCAAGATCCGCCCGGAGACGGGGCTTCTTTCCTTAAGGAAAAGCCAGGACCTCTTCGCCAACCTCCGCCCGGCCAAGGTCTTCCCTGGGCTGGAAAGGCTTTCCCCCCTGAAGGAGGAGATCGCCCGGGGGGTGGACGTCCTCATCGTCCGGGAGCTCACCGGGGGGATCTACTTCGGGGAGCCCCGGGGGATGTCCGAGGCCGAGGCCTGGAACACGGAGCGCTACAGCAAGCCCGAGGTGGAGCGGGTGGCCCGGGTGGCCTTTGAGGCGGCGAGGAAGCGCAGGAAGCACGTGGTGAGCGTGGACAAGGCGAACGTCCTCGAGGTGGGAGAGTTCTGGCGCAAGACCGTGGAGGAGGTGGGGCGGGGCTACCCCGACGTCGCCCTGGAGCACCAGTATGTGGACGCCATGGCCATGCACCTGGTCCGCTCCCCTGCCCGCTTTGACGTGGTGGTCACGGGGAACATCTTCGGGGACATCCTCTCGGACCTGGCGAGCGTCCTCCCGGGCTCTCTAGGCCTCCTCCCCTCCGCCTCCTTGGGAAGGGGCACCCCGGTCTTTGAGCCCGTGCACGGCTCCGCCCCCGACATCGCCGGCAAGGGGATCGCTAACCCCACGGCCGCCATCCTCTCCGCGGCCATGATGCTGGAGCACGCCTTCGGCCTGGTGGAGCTGGCGCGGAAGGTGGAAGACGCGGTGGCCAAGGCCCTCCTGGAGACCCCGCCCCCGGACCTCGGAGGAAGCGCGGGCACGGAGGCCTTCACGGCCACGGTCCTCCGCCACCTCGCCTAA
- a CDS encoding Uma2 family endonuclease: MIRHRFSAEDFHRMAEAGILGEDDRVELIRGEVVELSPVGKRHMAALKRLMNALFPLQQAKKALLQVQDPLRLFPDTEPQPDLALLAYRDDFYRERVPEAKDALLVVEVAETSLDHDLQVKLPLYAQAGIPEVWVVDLVREKVHVFRKPQGEGYGEAQALEDGELSVLGLKVPVKEVLP; encoded by the coding sequence ATGATCCGGCACCGCTTCAGCGCCGAGGACTTCCACCGCATGGCCGAGGCGGGGATCCTCGGGGAGGACGACCGGGTGGAGCTCATCCGGGGGGAGGTGGTGGAGCTGAGCCCCGTGGGCAAGCGGCATATGGCCGCTTTAAAGCGGCTTATGAACGCGCTTTTTCCCCTACAACAGGCGAAGAAGGCCCTTCTTCAGGTCCAGGACCCCTTGCGCCTTTTTCCCGACACCGAACCCCAACCGGACCTGGCCCTGCTGGCCTACCGGGACGACTTTTACCGGGAAAGGGTGCCCGAGGCCAAGGACGCCCTCTTGGTGGTGGAGGTGGCCGAAACCAGCCTGGACCACGACCTCCAGGTGAAGCTCCCCCTCTACGCCCAAGCAGGGATACCGGAGGTCTGGGTGGTGGACCTGGTGCGGGAGAAGGTGCACGTCTTCCGCAAGCCCCAAGGGGAGGGCTACGGGGAGGCCCAGGCCCTCGAGGACGGGGAGCTTTCGGTCCTGGGCCTTAAGGTGCCGGTCAAGGAGGTCCTGCCGTGA
- a CDS encoding Uma2 family endonuclease → MTRHKISLEEFHRMVEAGVFPEDLRLELVEGDLVEMSPIGKRHAAKVAKLTALFGPLVPQKAILFVQSPLVVGESELYPDLALLKPRPDFYEEELPLGRDALLVVEVAESSLRYDLQVKLPLYAQAGVPEVWVVDLEGKRVLVHRKPEGGGYREAEALGPGARLSFHGVEIPAEELL, encoded by the coding sequence GTGACCCGCCACAAGATCTCCCTGGAGGAGTTCCACCGCATGGTGGAGGCCGGGGTCTTCCCGGAGGACCTGAGGCTGGAGCTCGTGGAAGGAGACCTGGTGGAGATGAGCCCCATCGGGAAGCGCCACGCCGCCAAGGTGGCCAAGCTCACCGCCCTCTTCGGCCCCCTTGTGCCCCAAAAGGCCATCCTCTTTGTGCAAAGCCCCCTGGTGGTAGGGGAGTCAGAGCTTTACCCCGACCTCGCCCTCCTTAAGCCACGGCCCGACTTTTACGAGGAGGAGCTGCCCCTAGGGCGAGACGCCCTCCTCGTGGTGGAGGTGGCCGAGAGTTCCCTCCGCTACGACCTCCAGGTGAAGCTCCCCCTCTACGCCCAAGCCGGGGTGCCCGAGGTCTGGGTGGTGGACCTGGAGGGGAAGAGGGTCCTCGTCCACAGAAAGCCCGAAGGCGGGGGCTACCGGGAGGCGGAGGCCCTGGGCCCCGGGGCCAGGCTTTCCTTCCACGGCGTGGAGATCCCCGCGGAGGAACTCCTATGA